From Bacteroidota bacterium, one genomic window encodes:
- a CDS encoding type III pantothenate kinase, giving the protein MNLTIDLGNSFCKIIIFQDNVIVYRDVCKSLSTRYLQLLFKTYKIEFAMISSVVSLKPALKNQLKKFKVREFSATVKIPLKNLYTTPKTLGKDRLANAIAGNFLFPGDNVLVIDSGTCIKYDFVNSKKQYLGGSISPGLNMRFIALNKLTDQLPLVEINDSGKLIGNSTVTAIQSGVFNGMVEEIKGIISRYKREYGQLKVILTGGDAQRFAGQLNLSIFAASDLVNIGLNEIIKYNHSK; this is encoded by the coding sequence ATGAATCTAACCATCGACTTGGGGAACTCATTCTGTAAGATTATAATTTTTCAAGACAATGTTATTGTGTATAGAGATGTTTGCAAGTCGCTAAGCACTCGCTATTTACAACTTCTTTTTAAGACGTATAAAATTGAATTTGCAATGATTTCTTCTGTCGTTTCTCTGAAACCGGCGCTCAAAAATCAACTGAAAAAATTCAAAGTCAGAGAGTTTTCAGCCACTGTTAAAATTCCACTAAAAAACTTATACACAACTCCTAAAACACTCGGTAAAGACCGTCTCGCTAATGCAATTGCCGGAAATTTTCTCTTTCCCGGTGATAATGTGCTCGTTATAGACTCAGGCACTTGTATCAAGTATGATTTTGTGAATTCTAAAAAACAATATCTGGGTGGTTCAATCAGTCCGGGCCTCAATATGAGGTTTATAGCTTTGAATAAATTAACAGATCAACTGCCGCTTGTAGAAATAAACGATTCGGGAAAATTGATCGGCAATTCTACCGTTACAGCAATTCAGTCGGGAGTTTTTAATGGCATGGTTGAAGAAATCAAAGGAATTATCAGCCGTTATAAAAGGGAATATGGTCAGCTTAAAGTCATTCTGACCGGTGGAGATGCTCAACGTTTTGCAGGACAACTTAATTTAAGCATCTTTGCCGCCTCCGATCTAGTAAACATTGGTTTAAATGAAATTATCAAGTACAATCACTCTAAATAA
- a CDS encoding response regulator has translation MKNVDKGIKFDRVLLIDDNDIDNFINERMITTNSFSKLVIVKNSGESALQFLRDNSENADVLPQVIFLDLNMPVMDGFAFLEEYESLPESIRTSCKVIVLSSSISPEDINRASTNQYVVKYVNKPLNEKYLEAINF, from the coding sequence ATGAAAAACGTTGACAAAGGCATTAAGTTTGATCGTGTTCTTCTGATAGATGATAACGACATTGACAATTTTATCAATGAGCGTATGATCACGACCAACTCCTTTTCGAAGTTGGTCATCGTTAAAAACAGCGGCGAATCAGCATTACAATTTCTGAGAGACAACAGCGAGAATGCTGATGTATTACCGCAGGTAATATTTCTGGATCTCAACATGCCTGTAATGGATGGTTTTGCTTTTCTGGAAGAATACGAATCGCTTCCTGAATCTATCCGCACAAGCTGCAAAGTTATCGTACTTTCATCATCGATCAGTCCGGAAGACATCAACCGCGCTTCTACTAATCAGTATGTAGTGAAGTATGTGAATAAGCCTTTGAATGAAAAATATCTGGAGGCGATTAATTTTTAA
- a CDS encoding T9SS type A sorting domain-containing protein, which translates to MKTKQFKFWFTLLIFLGNQNLFSQTSDWLWAKSFGGINSEFCTRLKGDNNGNLYMIGVSRSDSITFDTITLTNNTSNQSFIVKFNSLGSTEWVKKIPPQCSITSIALDLNGDLIVVGTFYNYNPTFDTITLVNQGGGDIFIAKYNSSGNLLWAKSAGTFDHEETTEISADNNGNIFITGNFTGHSFPIGGSTLINSGAGGTWEFFVAMYDMNGNPIWATAAGGLADDRSKSISVNSFGEVYITGSFRSQSITLQGETLTNTSLESDFFVAKYSTSNGSLVWAKGALGNDIDVGYSITTDAMGNAIICGEYYQAPITFGSITLPCNGAADVFLVKFDRSGNVVWARGFGGTSSEFPGHLFNDLNGNIWITGGFYSSSINFGNNIITNPFPGSENAYVLKFNSSNGTITWADNIGGIDDDYGSSASSDIYGNIFVAGDFNSYTINIDTINLYNAGMAATSDLFLAKLSATIDIKEEINSENSFSIFPNPNDGNIILQYSNEMVDGLICIWNLLGEKVYFKNLDSYENRINCKLNKGMYLIQLIKGNQILQGKC; encoded by the coding sequence ATGAAAACAAAACAATTTAAATTCTGGTTCACTCTGTTAATATTTTTAGGTAATCAAAATTTGTTTTCACAAACTTCTGATTGGTTATGGGCAAAATCCTTTGGAGGTATAAATAGTGAATTTTGCACCAGATTAAAGGGTGACAATAACGGAAATTTGTATATGATAGGAGTATCCCGAAGCGACTCTATTACTTTTGATACCATCACGTTAACTAACAATACTTCGAACCAAAGTTTTATTGTCAAATTCAATAGTCTTGGATCAACAGAATGGGTTAAAAAAATTCCTCCACAATGTTCAATTACTTCAATCGCATTAGATTTAAATGGGGATTTAATTGTTGTCGGAACATTTTACAATTATAATCCAACATTTGACACTATTACTTTAGTAAATCAAGGTGGTGGTGACATTTTCATAGCAAAATATAATTCCTCCGGAAATCTTTTATGGGCCAAAAGCGCCGGAACTTTTGACCATGAAGAAACAACTGAAATATCTGCTGATAATAATGGGAATATTTTTATTACCGGAAATTTTACCGGTCATTCATTTCCAATTGGTGGTTCAACATTGATCAATTCCGGAGCTGGTGGCACATGGGAATTTTTTGTTGCAATGTATGATATGAACGGAAATCCAATTTGGGCAACTGCCGCAGGTGGTTTAGCTGACGATCGAAGCAAGAGTATAAGTGTAAATAGCTTTGGAGAAGTTTATATAACAGGAAGTTTCAGAAGTCAATCAATAACCCTACAAGGCGAAACTCTAACGAACACATCATTAGAAAGTGATTTTTTTGTTGCTAAGTATTCCACATCAAATGGCAGTTTAGTTTGGGCGAAAGGCGCCCTAGGAAATGACATAGATGTAGGTTATAGTATAACAACGGATGCCATGGGAAATGCTATAATATGTGGTGAATATTATCAGGCGCCAATAACTTTTGGAAGCATTACATTACCATGTAATGGTGCTGCGGATGTTTTTCTTGTTAAATTCGACAGGTCAGGAAATGTTGTGTGGGCACGAGGTTTTGGAGGCACAAGTTCTGAGTTTCCAGGACATTTATTTAATGATCTAAATGGTAATATTTGGATTACTGGCGGCTTTTATAGCTCGAGTATCAATTTTGGAAATAATATTATCACAAATCCATTTCCTGGTTCTGAAAATGCCTATGTTTTAAAATTCAATTCAAGCAATGGAACAATAACTTGGGCAGATAATATTGGTGGAATTGATGATGATTATGGATCCAGTGCGTCTTCTGATATTTATGGAAACATTTTTGTTGCAGGTGATTTCAATAGTTACACAATTAATATTGATACTATAAATCTGTATAATGCAGGAATGGCAGCAACTAGTGATTTATTCCTGGCAAAATTATCAGCGACAATTGATATTAAAGAGGAAATAAATTCCGAAAATTCTTTTTCAATTTTTCCCAATCCAAATGACGGGAATATTATATTACAATATTCAAATGAAATGGTCGATGGATTGATTTGTATTTGGAACTTACTCGGTGAGAAAGTTTATTTTAAAAATTTAGACTCCTATGAAAATAGAATCAATTGCAAACTGAATAAAGGCATGTATTTAATTCAATTAATTAAAGGAAACCAAATTTTACAAGGAAAATGTTAA